The Salvelinus alpinus chromosome 14, SLU_Salpinus.1, whole genome shotgun sequence genomic sequence TGTTCAGTGGAACAAGCCTGTGAGACGTTGAGATTTACCCATGAGCCCCTCTGTCACAACATTCCTCGGAAGACAAAacaggaggggtgggtagttgTATTGTAGTTTGTTTGCCCTTTGCTGTTACCGACATAAATCTTTTTTTCATATCTGCATTCTTTTCACACCTCAGTTTCACAATGTTAGTAGTTTCCTGCTTCCGTCtcacagcaaattctccagtgttaaattaacacaaaGTGTGGACCTGTATAGACACTGGAACATTGTTAAAGGTCATgatgaacagtcaaaatcatgtttggatgatatttggatgaaaccagatcaaagtatgatgACTAAAGTATGAAAATTGtctgttgcttctacattgataaagtttgatcataaagttactggtccatgtcaaacacttggattcattaTTAAGGGGACACcttaactctcattttaatacaccaatggtaacatgatattaTCTTACCTAACTTAAATAAGTACCGCCCTGGAACCAACATCATAGAAGCAGTTGTCAAGTCAACATATCCTtcagtgctgctgtgaaccgcatcacaagagacatgcaatttcaatgttgtttgagttgTTTTGTGGATCACCAAATTTGCTTGAGCTGATTTTACTACAACACTGCTGGTAGTTAGCCATGAGAGAAAAACTAATTTTCAGAATGACTGTTCAGGACctttaaataataaaatattaaCGATGACATATCCACTTAGGATCTCACTCGGTGATGCCCAGAGGACTGAAAATAGATGAATgaaacaaccatgtctctgtcactcacAAAATCaatcatgggtggtaactctacaactCACTTGAATGGCAAAGCACTCTGGGAAATATGGAAATCAAGCTTTACACTTAGCAGTGTGTTaattcggggcggcaggtagcctagtggttagagtgttgggccagtaaccgaaaggttgctgtatCAAtactccgagctgacaaggcaaaaatctgtcattctgcccctgtaaatatgaatttgctCTTAAATAACTTGCCTAGTAATAAAAGGTCTACACTATTCAGTGTCTATTCAGGTCCACATTTTCAATGTTAATTTAACACTAGGTATTTTTGCTGTGTATCAGCTGTTGATTCATAGAGATACAGTATACATGAGTATAATTATATTTATTGTGggcctgtttttttttgttggtgtTTTTCTTTTAcatatgcatgtgtgtttgtttctctggGAAAGAATGTGTTTTATGTACTAGTtgggacacatacacacaaacacactcagtaAAGGCAGTAATATTAATGAGGACCATCAGGCAATGTGTCCATGGGTCTTCTCCCTCTAGTGTATGACGTGAAGAGACCACTGTGTACTTCCATTACCCTGTCATAGGCCAACAGACTCCTATTTAAAATCCAAGTCTACATAGCTTTTCAAAGGACAAGAACGTAATGCACATTGGCTATATTGTCTCCTTTTTTGCAGCTTGTATTAGTTGAAAACATTTCAGATTAAATGTATGGGAGTCAGATAACATGATTGGATAGATATGCTATTTTAATAATTTAAGTGGTCTCGATTAGTCTGAGTGGCGTGATAAAAATGTTTTTAGTAGTACCATATTCTAACAGCAGGTGGAAGCTTGAGATACATCACTGACATGGAGAGGAAGGTGCAGTtagtagaagaggagagagagagggaggaaataagggagggagggagtgaaagcACATGAGGAGAAAATGGGCAGAGAATTTGTGTCTGTCATGTCATCACTGaagactgtctgtggtgtcccGTGTTCAGAGAGTAAGCCTAAGtcctctatctttctttctcctctcctctttttctcccccctgctctctgtctccccctcccctctctgcttctctctctgggcTGACCGTTTCTCACCCTTGCGTCTGCTAGACAGGGGTGCGGAGTTCCAGCGTGTCTCCCAACAGATGTGGAAGGCTAAGTTGCTGCGTCAGGAGCAGAGCTAAAAGGCTAACATCTGAGAAGCAGAGAAGACGACAACATGCCTCCCTGACCACCGCCAGTGCCATCCCTGTAAGTAGCCATACATTTAATAGTCAAGCCACACATTTAATAGTCAAGCCACATCTTGAGTAATTTATCATACGGGAATCTATTAAAGTGCCGGCcttatgtctgtgtgtgcatgtgtgtatacgTAACAGACATAGAAAACGAAAGAGAAGGAGATTggatttggagggaaaaggagagaggatttggagaggcagagaaagaggagagggagggggggggggggggattgggtGCCTGCTTGCGGCCGCATGTGGAACATGATGTCAGAGGAATGCTCTGTGCCTCTCCTCATAGCTGTCTGGAACAGCAgccaccttccctccctccctcccgccctccctctccttcagcaTCCGGCCATGCAGCTGGAGCCTGCAGCAAGggaaaggaggaaaggagggagagagagaggaagacagtagAGCAGAGGGAGAAGAAGTTTGGTGTGACATAActcgggagagagagatgagtgggaCTTGGACAGTAACGGAGTGGAAATAAGGAGGGAGATATCTAAACAGGAGTTTATAGCGCTGCATAGGCTTCTAGTATTGCAGACCTGTGAGTCAGGGCTGTGGTCTGGAGGAGGAAGGGAACAGTAGTCTATTAGAGCTTAGGCTCCGGTAATGCAGACTGGGCTGTGGTTCTGTGTACTTAGCAGGGGTCAGGTGACTGAAGGATACAGTGGCTGGAGGCCGAGGGAGTTAGAAGCAGTCAGACACTTAGCACAGAATGGAAGTAAGTTAACACAGTGTTGTGTGAAGCCACAGCTGCTGAGGTTTTAGTTTAGATTTAAGGCCAGTGGCATATTCTGTTTAAACTGAGAATTATTTTGTACTGTGTGATGGATATAATCTGTTGATGCTAAAATGAGGATTGGGATCGTCATAGCCAATCCTCTGCAAGGCTGGGTTTTCAAACAAATATATCCTCTTAAGTTAGAGAGAAAATATAGTTTGAATATGGCACTGTTTTAGCAACTGAAACCCTGATAAGCGCTATACGCAGTTTATATAAGAGAAAATAAAAAGGGTTCTTTGTGACCAGATCAATCCTTctttttttccatctatgtaCATTATATCCAACCGTGATGCCAATCACAGCATCGGAAAGTCCTTGCTTCTTGAAGTcaagatggcttattcatcacattTTTCCTTCGCTCCTCAATGGGGAAAGAAAGAGgcagtgttttatttttcctgACAGTTTTAATGTGGCTGGCCACAGCCTTTACCGCAGCACAGCACGGCGCAGGCACTTTTATAGACAGCCAAATGCCATCCGCAGTAGCCCAGGGCCTGGAAGGACCTCGCCCTAATAAAGTAGTGGAGCAAAAAATAAGTGGCTCAATTGCGTCTGCGGTAGCCTGGGCTGTCCTGGAAATAGAAAGCTGAATTCAGCTGGCTGTCTCTCACAGCCCTTAAACCAATAAACTGGAGATGTTAATCAGTAGCAGCTAGGTTACTGTAGGACAGAACAGCTAGGGACCGTGTGCTATTATGAGCAAGTGAGTGTCTGTATAATTGTGTGTTCTTTGTGACAAAGAGGCAGAGAGCAATCTGACTCATTTTTCCCACTGGTATGATTTGTCTTGCTTTCGATTTAGCTTTGTTTATGAATTGGTCTTGGTGTCTATGTTGTGATTTCAACCTTGTATACACCCAAAGCTCCTTAAAAACATGTACTTACATAACTTTCCCTCCTATCATACAGATTTGCATACAGCCTTCAGGATATCCCCTCGGTGAAGATGTAGTCCAATTGGTTGCCTTGGAGATGTCTCTAAACAGGGCCTCCTCTTGGCGCCGTCCCCCTGCCCTGTTGCTGTGGACTCTGTGGGTTCTAATCCTCCCCTCAACTGTCACCCTGACCACAGGCCCCGGCAACAGCACCCTGCTCTTTGACAGCACCGACAACAGCAACAGCCTGCGGAACTGCAGCTGCTCCGCCCACATCCAGGACTGTGACGAGGCGCTGGCCAACCTGCTGTGCAGCTGCCACACTGTGCTGCGCTCCAAGCTGACCCCCGGCGGCCTGAGGGAGCAGGGCGGACTGACTGTGTGGCTCAGAGAGCCCTGGGTTCTCACAGAGCTGCTGAACGGCAGCGTGGTGCTCGACCTAAGTCTGTCGTTCTGTGCCACTGGCACCCTGGCCATCCCCAACCAGTACCTGGCCCTGTTTGGCCTCCGTAGGCTGAGGGTCCACAGTGCTGCCCAGGACGCTCCACACCTGGAGCAGGTCCTCACCATCTCCTCTGGGAGTAGGGATATGGAGGGGATGGGGTGCCTCTCCTCCACTGACCCCGCCTCCCCCTCCTCCGTTCTCCATGTATCCTTCCTGGATGTGTCAGCGCTAAATGGGTTGTCGTCCCTGAAGGCCTACAGTGTGAGCTCCACTCCCATGTCCACCTTCTTCCAACACTTCCCCCACCTGCCCCTACCCCTACACCCCTCCACCGCCCTGGATCAGCCCCCGGAGCCCCAACAGGACTGCCTCCTCACCTTCATATACTAGACCTGTAGGCTCTGAGCTCAGAGCTAGATCTGTGGAAACTAGACTGGGCTGGATGGATGACACTGAGGTGCCTACAAGAGCTCCATCCACCCGGATGTTACTGAATGGGCTTGGTGTGCAGAGAGCTGTGCTGCTTTCCAATGTGTGTCTATATGGTGCATTTCTACAGTGCAGGAAAAAACAAACACTATTATCTGTCCTCAAGAGGAATATGGACAAGAAAACAACCATCTCTGAGAAGAAGATGGAGTCATATTTCAATATCATTGCAAGAAAAAGGGAGAGGTCCGGTTAGGTGAGAGTAAGACAACGATGGCATCTGTCTGCTGCTCTATaaactgacagagcttgtagACCTACTGCTTTCTGACAGTTACATTTTCCAGCTGCTCTTTTCTCTCGGTTATTGTGTGCAGATGGCCTATTAAAACATGTTGTTTTGAAACCGGTTACGATATCTGCCTTATAAATGGGCCAGCCTGGTTAGAACCCTGTTGGATCATCAGGCGATGGACTTCACTCTTCGTGACTGTACAGTTCTGAATCCACCTACTTAAGCTGGACTTGGTTGGGGTTTTATTCAAGATTAAGCTAAAAGCGTTCTGGACTGGTTTGATCTGGAAATTGGTCCGGCCCATGCTGGATTGATTACGTCACTCTGTTTCTGGTGTTCTAGAATTCAGGGTTGTCCTGGAACAACCTTGGAGTGGAGTGTTCTCATCTCTATGTTCCACAATGTGTTCTTCTGCTCATGTTCTAGAACAGGGATGGGCAAACTTTTTGGCTCGAGGGCCACATTGCGATTTCGAAATTCAAGGGCCccacatttttatttttcacaAAATAATAATTCCCCCACCAAAagtttgtaaaaaaaatactCAAACCTCCCGCGGGCCGGATTGAATGTAGTTTGCCCACTCCCGCAGGCCGTAGTTTGCCTACTCCTTTTCTCGAATGACCATGTATATTTACAGTAGTACCTTGACCAGCCTAGTAAGGGTTAATACATTTTAATCATGGTGTAAAAAAAAAGGAGCATGCAAAGAGGTGTTAGGAACTCAAAAATAAGTTCTCCACTCAGAAAACGAATGGCACCAATCTGGTCTTTATTTCCATCTCACATCCTGAGAGACGTAAACATTCAATTCATCTAAAACCACTCTCACAAACAAAGACTGCAGCCAACACTTCTGTTCTGTAGATCATCCAGAGTCtgagcatgtgcgtgtgtgtgtgcgcatatgaatgtgtgtgtgtacgcgatgtgtgcatgtgtacagtgcattcggaaagaattcagaccctttcaccttttcaacattttgttacattacagccttattcgaaaatgtattaaattagttTTTGCCAAGCATTatgtctgtaggaaacctggcaccatccctacggtgaagcatggtcgtggcagcatcatgctgtgaagatgtttttcaacggcagggactgggagactagtcaggatcgagggaaagacgaacggagcaaagtacagagagatccttgatgaaaacctgctccagagcgtttaggacctcagactggggtgaaggttcaccttctaacaggataccgaccctaagcacacagccaagacaacgcaggagtggcttcgggacgtcTCTGAATGTATtcaagtggcccagccagagccctgacttgaacccgatctaaaatctctggagagacttgaaaatagctgtgcagcgatgctccccatccaccctgacagagcttgagaggatctgcagagaagaatggaagaaacacCCCAAATAAATGTGTGCCAAGAatgttgcgtcatacccaagaagacttgaggctgtaatcactgcgaaaggtgcttcaacaaagtactgagtaaagggtctgaatagttatataatattttttgtgctatgtcattatggggtatagtgtgcagaatgatgagggaaaaaactatttaatccattttagaacaaggctgtaacataacaaaatgtggaaaagtcaaggggtctgaatactttccaaaatgCTCTGTACATGCATAGGTGTGTGCATATTCTTTTCTCATCTACATCTTGtaatcctatgggccctggtcaaaagtagggcactatatagggaatagggtgccatttgggacgtgggCACTCACTAATGACTGTTGATGTTGGAATCTGTATCTCCACTATAATCTCTCAAGCACAGACTCACTCTGTACAGTCAGAAATCTGGCATTAGTCCTTCCCATCTGGGGAATGTATGAATAGACACCTCTGAAAACCATTAACTGTGGATTAAACATTCAGGCTAGGTCATCAAAAATGTGTTGCTCCTtgctctaaccatctgcctcttacggaaaaaccacatgatttcacgtgggaaatcacatgatttcacgtGACATTTGCATATGTTCGGGATTTTCACGTGATCCACAATGTGGATTAACATTTTCAAATGAGATTTCACAGATGATGCCCTACAAACAAAAATAAGTTCTTATGATACACATTGTGTTTTCAACGTACATATTTGACAAACATGActacactagctaggtttccatccaattggcaacacaTTTTAATGTGAATTTTCTCAAATCCGCATAAAAAcaagatgtgtttccatcaaattgatttGTTGCAGATAAAAGTGATGAtgcagtgcacataaaaatacattttgcagTTAAATTCCCATATACCGAATAAAAAATAGAAATTAAATGTGTTTCCAGGACATTTTTTCAACTGATGAAAATGTTTGCATTATATAGcgtgtgcccactctggtattggcacatGAACTggagccaacagctcacagatacagtgcagtTATAGCCTACAcaagtggttcccaacctttttcggttactgtaccaccaactgaatttggCTCTGCCCAGAGTACCCCTGAGTACCTCCTcatgcattttaccagtaggcctatggtttCATGCGTCTTCTCATGTACCcgctgtggataggccaagtacccccaggggtcctagtacacctggttgggaaccactgacctaCATGATGAGAATATTATGGACAATAACGTCCGTCAAGCATCGAAattcatgtcaccagaataagaccctcgatatttattggaaaggagcatcaagctcatcaccttgcactatcaccaccctgtgaagttcatcataacttatttcatctgtagcctaaaaaACTGCATCCCGACAAGTcctagtgggaggaccacacaacatgtcatcacgtgactccaagtttactacAATATGAtgattattatatcaatatttccgcataaaagcgtttccaccAACATTCCTTGTATAaataattttacagacacaaaaagatcccaccttgtctagtgtattttgttttgtcgataTTTGTAAAGTTtaccagctggtctgtcatgacaTTTTATATCCGACATGAACATTACacacataaaaaggttggatgtaaACCTGGTTAAGAGGGTACATTTATTTATACGGTctttattattcaacatgttctTACCTTgaatttgaactcacaacct encodes the following:
- the LOC139538524 gene encoding exosomal polycystin-1-interacting protein-like produces the protein MSLNRASSWRRPPALLLWTLWVLILPSTVTLTTGPGNSTLLFDSTDNSNSLRNCSCSAHIQDCDEALANLLCSCHTVLRSKLTPGGLREQGGLTVWLREPWVLTELLNGSVVLDLSLSFCATGTLAIPNQYLALFGLRRLRVHSAAQDAPHLEQVLTISSGSRDMEGMGCLSSTDPASPSSVLHVSFLDVSALNGLSSLKAYSVSSTPMSTFFQHFPHLPLPLHPSTALDQPPEPQQDCLLTFIY